A stretch of the Mycolicibacterium celeriflavum genome encodes the following:
- a CDS encoding LLM class flavin-dependent oxidoreductase codes for MRLSVLDLVPVRTDQSTSDALAASTRLAQTADRLGYTRYWVAEHHNMPAVAATSPPVLIAHLAAHTEQLRLGSGGVMLPNHAPLAVAEQFALLEAAHPGRIDLGIGRAPGSDPVTSMALRGAAGRDDRDIEAFPDYLDDVVALMGARGVRVPIPNQRYILKATPAAVSEPKLWLLGSSMYSAHLAAAKGLPYVFAHHFSGQGTAEALAAYRSGFRPSELAPEPVTFLTVNAVVAETRQEATALALPNLQMMARLRTGQPLGPLDLVEDAEQQELAPQAQRIAEAAFGRAVVGDPSEAADQVRALADEFGVDEVMVNPVASARRGTEPATAPAREKTLELLAKELF; via the coding sequence ATGCGCTTATCAGTTCTCGATCTCGTGCCGGTGCGCACCGACCAGTCGACCTCGGACGCGCTGGCGGCGTCGACCCGGCTGGCACAGACCGCCGACCGCCTCGGCTACACCCGATACTGGGTGGCCGAGCACCACAACATGCCCGCGGTGGCGGCGACCAGCCCGCCGGTGCTCATCGCGCACCTGGCCGCCCACACCGAGCAACTGCGGCTCGGGTCCGGTGGGGTGATGCTGCCCAACCACGCGCCGCTGGCGGTGGCCGAGCAGTTCGCGCTGCTGGAGGCGGCCCACCCCGGGCGCATCGACCTGGGTATCGGCCGCGCACCCGGATCCGACCCGGTGACGTCGATGGCGTTGCGGGGCGCCGCCGGCCGCGACGATCGTGACATCGAGGCCTTTCCCGACTACCTCGACGACGTCGTCGCGCTGATGGGCGCGCGCGGCGTGCGGGTGCCGATCCCGAACCAGCGCTACATCCTCAAGGCCACGCCCGCTGCGGTGAGCGAACCCAAGCTGTGGCTGCTCGGTTCGTCGATGTATTCGGCACACCTGGCCGCTGCCAAGGGTCTGCCGTACGTGTTCGCCCATCACTTCTCGGGCCAGGGCACCGCAGAGGCGTTGGCGGCGTACCGCTCCGGGTTCCGGCCCAGCGAGCTGGCCCCCGAACCCGTGACGTTCCTGACCGTCAACGCGGTTGTTGCCGAAACACGCCAGGAAGCAACGGCTTTGGCGTTGCCGAACCTGCAGATGATGGCGCGACTGCGAACCGGTCAGCCGCTGGGCCCGCTGGATCTGGTCGAGGACGCCGAGCAGCAGGAACTCGCGCCCCAGGCACAGCGGATCGCCGAAGCCGCGTTCGGGCGCGCCGTCGTCGGCGATCCGTCGGAGGCCGCCGACCAGGTGCGCGCGCTGGCCGACGAGTTCGGCGTCGACGAGGTGATGGTCAACCCGGTGGCCTCGGCACGCCGCGGCACCGAGCCGGCGACCGCGCCGGCGCGCGAGAAGACGCTGGAGTTGTTGGCCAAGGAGCTGTTCTAA
- a CDS encoding heavy-metal-associated domain-containing protein — MTTTTVTVTGMTCGHCATSVREEISEITGVTNVDVDVASGAVTIASVVPVEPAEIRSAVEDAGYRLAS, encoded by the coding sequence ATGACCACTACGACAGTTACCGTCACCGGCATGACCTGCGGACATTGCGCCACTTCTGTGCGGGAAGAGATCAGCGAGATCACAGGTGTGACGAACGTCGACGTGGACGTCGCCAGCGGTGCGGTGACCATAGCCAGCGTCGTGCCCGTCGAACCGGCCGAGATCAGAAGCGCCGTGGAAGATGCCGGCTACCGGCTGGCGAGCTGA
- a CDS encoding TetR/AcrR family transcriptional regulator, with protein sequence MPAARRQQLVEVAATEFGSVGYEHASLNRIIERCGMSKSSFYYVLSSKAELYEFVVRELITDVSADIPVVAPEEFAGEQFWPRLEQFFADLVLFSQRQQNFLLLGRMFYLQAPDPARAAVSGALDAVRDWVQEVLSVGRRCGAVRTDLPEPLQAELILRILQVFDEWTLAHYDDFPVTALQELADAQFATIRRMLAP encoded by the coding sequence ATGCCGGCAGCGCGGCGGCAACAGCTCGTGGAGGTGGCCGCCACTGAATTCGGTTCTGTCGGTTATGAACACGCCTCACTCAACCGCATCATCGAGCGATGCGGGATGAGCAAGAGCTCGTTCTACTATGTGCTGTCCTCCAAAGCCGAACTCTATGAATTCGTCGTGCGGGAATTGATCACGGATGTGTCGGCGGATATACCGGTCGTCGCGCCTGAAGAATTCGCCGGCGAGCAATTCTGGCCGCGACTCGAACAGTTCTTCGCGGACCTCGTGCTGTTCTCCCAGCGGCAGCAGAACTTCCTGTTGCTGGGGCGGATGTTCTACCTGCAGGCGCCCGACCCCGCCAGAGCCGCCGTCAGCGGGGCGCTCGACGCCGTGCGGGACTGGGTGCAAGAGGTACTGAGCGTCGGCCGTCGATGCGGCGCGGTCCGCACCGACCTCCCCGAGCCGTTGCAGGCCGAGCTGATCCTCCGGATCCTGCAGGTGTTCGACGAATGGACGCTCGCCCATTACGACGACTTTCCCGTCACCGCGCTACAGGAATTGGCCGACGCACAGTTCGCGACTATCCGACGGATGCTCGCGCCTTAG
- a CDS encoding heavy metal translocating P-type ATPase, producing MATDTIELSIDGMTCASCANRIEKKLNKIDGVTATVNFATEKARVEYGEDVTPEALVATVEEAGYQAQLPDVQEAVTEDDPTAALRHRLLVSLALTIPVIAMAMIPALQFTNWQWLSLTLAAPVVVWGAWPFHRAAWANLRHGSATMDTLISMGTVAALGWSVYALFWGTAGTPGMTHPFSLALSRTDGSGSVYFEVAAGVTTFILAGRYFEARSKRRAGAALRALLELGAKDVVVRSGGEEQRIPLDQLAVGDEFVVRPGEKIATDGVVVEGASAVDASMLTGESVPVDVGPGDEVVGATVNVDGRLVVRARRIGTDTQLAQMARLVEDAQNGKAQAQRLADRISGVFVPIVIALSVATLGFWLGTGGSVTVAFTAAVAVLIIACPCALGLATPTALMVGTGRGAQLGILIKGPEVLESTRRIDTIVLDKTGTITTGKMTLVDVVTAEDERPDEVLRMAGAVENGSEHPIARAIVKGARDKVGDLPSVEDFANRRGFGVSGLVEGHHVTVGRQLMLTSHEFSDALKAAVRQAESQGYTAVVVGWDDTVRGVLVVADTVKPTSAEAISRLRTLGLRPIMVTGDNAAAARTIAGHVGIDDVIAEVLPQDKVEIVERLQTDGKVVAMVGDGVNDAAALAKADLGLAMGSGTDVAIEASDLTVVRDDLNAVPDAIRLSRRTLATIKGNLFWAFAYNVAALPLAAAGLLNPMIAGAAMAFSSVFVVSNSLRLRRFTATASR from the coding sequence ATGGCCACTGACACGATCGAGCTGTCGATCGACGGCATGACCTGCGCGTCGTGCGCGAACCGAATCGAGAAGAAGCTCAACAAGATCGACGGTGTGACGGCGACCGTCAACTTCGCGACCGAGAAGGCGCGCGTCGAGTACGGCGAGGACGTGACGCCCGAGGCGTTGGTGGCGACTGTCGAAGAGGCGGGCTACCAGGCGCAACTGCCGGACGTGCAGGAAGCCGTCACCGAAGACGACCCGACGGCCGCACTTCGGCACCGCCTGCTCGTCTCGCTGGCATTGACGATTCCGGTGATCGCGATGGCGATGATCCCCGCGCTGCAGTTCACGAACTGGCAGTGGCTGTCGCTGACACTGGCGGCGCCGGTGGTGGTGTGGGGCGCGTGGCCGTTCCATCGCGCGGCGTGGGCGAACCTGCGGCACGGCAGCGCCACCATGGACACCCTGATCTCGATGGGAACCGTTGCAGCACTGGGCTGGTCGGTATATGCACTGTTCTGGGGCACGGCCGGCACACCGGGGATGACGCATCCGTTCTCGCTGGCCCTCTCGCGCACCGATGGCTCCGGCAGCGTCTACTTCGAGGTGGCCGCCGGGGTGACCACTTTCATCCTCGCCGGACGGTATTTCGAAGCGCGCTCCAAGCGGCGGGCGGGCGCGGCGCTGCGCGCGCTGCTCGAACTCGGCGCCAAAGACGTCGTGGTGCGCAGTGGCGGTGAGGAACAACGGATTCCGCTCGACCAGCTGGCGGTCGGCGACGAGTTCGTCGTCCGCCCCGGTGAGAAGATCGCCACGGACGGCGTGGTGGTCGAGGGCGCTTCGGCGGTCGACGCGTCCATGCTCACCGGGGAGTCGGTTCCGGTGGACGTCGGCCCGGGCGATGAAGTGGTCGGCGCGACGGTCAACGTCGACGGCCGACTCGTGGTGCGGGCGCGTCGGATCGGGACCGACACCCAGCTGGCTCAGATGGCGCGCCTGGTCGAGGACGCCCAGAACGGCAAGGCGCAGGCGCAGCGGCTGGCGGACCGGATCTCGGGTGTGTTCGTGCCGATCGTGATCGCCTTGTCGGTGGCGACACTCGGCTTCTGGCTGGGCACAGGAGGATCGGTGACGGTGGCGTTCACCGCGGCGGTCGCGGTGTTGATCATCGCGTGCCCGTGCGCGCTGGGGTTGGCGACGCCGACCGCGTTGATGGTCGGCACCGGCCGCGGCGCGCAACTGGGCATCCTGATCAAGGGACCGGAGGTGCTGGAGTCGACGCGCCGCATCGACACGATCGTGTTGGACAAGACCGGGACCATCACCACCGGCAAGATGACATTGGTCGATGTCGTGACCGCCGAAGACGAACGGCCCGACGAGGTGCTGCGGATGGCAGGCGCGGTCGAGAACGGCTCGGAGCATCCGATCGCGAGGGCGATCGTGAAGGGCGCGCGGGACAAGGTCGGTGATCTGCCCTCGGTCGAGGACTTCGCCAACCGGCGCGGTTTCGGCGTCAGCGGGCTTGTCGAGGGCCACCATGTCACAGTCGGCCGGCAGCTGATGCTGACCTCGCACGAGTTCTCCGACGCCTTGAAAGCAGCGGTCCGACAGGCGGAGTCGCAGGGCTACACCGCCGTCGTTGTCGGCTGGGACGACACGGTCCGTGGCGTGCTGGTGGTTGCCGATACGGTCAAACCGACGTCGGCCGAGGCGATCTCGCGGCTTCGGACACTGGGCTTGAGGCCGATAATGGTGACCGGTGACAACGCCGCTGCGGCCCGCACCATCGCAGGACACGTGGGCATCGACGACGTCATCGCCGAGGTGCTGCCGCAAGACAAGGTTGAAATCGTCGAACGCCTGCAGACCGACGGCAAGGTGGTGGCGATGGTGGGCGACGGTGTCAACGACGCGGCGGCACTCGCCAAGGCCGACCTCGGACTCGCGATGGGCAGCGGCACCGACGTCGCGATCGAGGCCAGCGACCTGACGGTGGTGCGCGACGACCTGAATGCAGTTCCCGATGCGATTCGCCTGTCCCGCAGGACATTGGCGACGATCAAGGGCAACCTGTTCTGGGCGTTCGCCTACAACGTCGCAGCGCTTCCCCTGGCGGCGGCGGGTCTACTCAACCCGATGATCGCGGGCGCGGCGATGGCGTTCAGTTCGGTGTTCGTCGTCAGCAACAGCCTTCGGCTGCGCCGCTTCACCGCTACAGCGTCGCGTTGA
- a CDS encoding MFS transporter has product MTHSRRGPLLLILFAALMAGAGNGISLIAFPWLVLQRNGSALDASIVAMAGTLPLLVATLIAGAAVDYLGRRLVSMISDALSALSVAAVPVLALTFGVEAVNVAVLAALAGLGAFFDPAGMTARETMLPEAAARAGWTLDRANSVYEAVFNLAYIVGPGIGGLLIATLGGINTMWVTALAFGLSIVAIGVLRLEGTGRPDRASLPDGVWAGIVEGLRFVWHNKVLRTLAFVDLAATGLYMPMESVLFPKYFTDRNEPAHLGWVLMALSVGGLVGALGYAVSSKYLSRRVTMLAAVLTLGVAMTVIAFLPPLPVILVLSAIVGLVYGPIAPIYNYVMQTRAPQHLRGRVVGVMGSLAYAAGPLGLIVAGPLADAAGLHVTFLALALPMLLLGIVAVFLPALRELDRPPTV; this is encoded by the coding sequence ATGACGCACAGCAGGCGCGGCCCCCTTCTGTTGATCCTGTTCGCCGCGCTGATGGCCGGTGCAGGCAACGGCATTTCGCTGATCGCATTTCCGTGGCTGGTGTTGCAGCGCAACGGCTCTGCGCTGGACGCCTCGATCGTCGCGATGGCGGGCACGCTGCCGTTGCTGGTCGCGACGCTGATCGCGGGCGCCGCGGTCGACTATCTGGGCCGGCGGCTGGTCTCGATGATCTCCGATGCCCTGTCCGCGCTGTCGGTGGCCGCAGTCCCGGTACTGGCGCTGACCTTCGGCGTGGAAGCCGTCAACGTCGCGGTCCTCGCGGCGCTGGCAGGCCTCGGCGCCTTCTTCGACCCGGCAGGGATGACCGCGCGCGAGACGATGCTGCCCGAGGCGGCGGCCCGCGCCGGGTGGACGCTGGACCGCGCCAACAGCGTCTACGAGGCCGTGTTCAATCTGGCCTACATCGTCGGTCCCGGCATCGGCGGCCTGCTGATCGCGACGCTGGGCGGCATCAACACGATGTGGGTCACCGCGCTGGCCTTCGGGTTGTCGATCGTCGCGATCGGCGTCCTGCGACTGGAGGGCACCGGCAGGCCCGACCGCGCCTCGCTGCCCGACGGGGTGTGGGCGGGCATCGTCGAGGGCCTGCGGTTCGTCTGGCACAACAAGGTGTTGCGCACGCTGGCGTTCGTCGACCTGGCGGCCACCGGCCTGTACATGCCGATGGAAAGCGTGCTGTTCCCGAAGTACTTCACCGACCGCAATGAACCGGCGCATCTCGGTTGGGTGTTGATGGCGTTGAGCGTCGGCGGTCTGGTGGGTGCGCTTGGTTACGCGGTGTCCTCGAAGTACCTGAGCCGGCGGGTGACCATGCTGGCCGCGGTGCTGACGCTGGGGGTCGCGATGACGGTCATCGCGTTCCTACCTCCGCTGCCGGTCATCCTCGTGCTGTCGGCGATCGTCGGGCTGGTCTACGGGCCGATCGCCCCGATCTACAACTACGTCATGCAGACCCGGGCGCCCCAGCATCTGCGCGGCCGGGTGGTCGGGGTGATGGGGTCGCTGGCCTACGCCGCCGGGCCGCTGGGACTGATTGTGGCGGGCCCACTGGCCGACGCCGCCGGCCTGCACGTGACGTTCCTGGCGCTGGCGCTGCCCATGCTGCTGCTCGGGATCGTC
- a CDS encoding uracil-DNA glycosylase, producing the protein MQLPHPRTGARFSSPVPPGSGWPGDPATPRTAVASTAAQVASMAPEVQSLEELDAAVSVCRACPRLVEWREEVAIVKRKSYADEPYWGRPAPGWGAARPRVLIVGLAPAAHGANRTGRVFTGDRSGDFLYAALHRVGLANQSVCVDAADGLVLNGTRVAAAVRCAPPGNAPTPAERATCAPWLDAEWRLTAPYVRVIVALGGFAWRAALQMLRTGGVTVPTPAPKFGHGATAELGDVALVGCYHPSQQNTFTGKLTPQMFDDVFRQAKARASVG; encoded by the coding sequence GTGCAGCTGCCTCACCCGCGGACCGGTGCGCGGTTCTCATCGCCGGTGCCGCCCGGCTCGGGCTGGCCCGGCGATCCCGCCACGCCGCGCACCGCGGTGGCGTCGACGGCCGCACAGGTGGCGTCGATGGCCCCGGAGGTGCAGTCGCTAGAGGAACTCGACGCCGCGGTGTCGGTGTGCCGGGCCTGCCCACGCTTGGTGGAGTGGCGCGAGGAGGTCGCCATCGTCAAGCGCAAGTCGTACGCCGACGAACCGTACTGGGGCCGTCCGGCGCCCGGCTGGGGAGCGGCACGGCCCCGGGTGCTGATCGTCGGCCTCGCGCCCGCGGCCCACGGTGCGAACCGCACGGGCAGGGTGTTCACCGGCGACCGCTCGGGCGACTTTCTGTACGCGGCGCTGCACCGGGTTGGCCTCGCCAACCAATCGGTCTGTGTGGACGCCGCTGACGGCCTGGTGCTCAACGGAACCCGGGTGGCCGCGGCGGTGCGTTGTGCACCGCCGGGCAATGCGCCGACACCGGCCGAGCGCGCGACCTGCGCCCCGTGGCTGGACGCCGAATGGCGGTTGACGGCGCCGTACGTGCGGGTGATCGTGGCGCTCGGCGGGTTCGCGTGGCGCGCGGCGCTGCAGATGCTGCGCACCGGCGGGGTGACGGTGCCCACACCGGCGCCGAAGTTCGGCCACGGCGCCACCGCCGAGCTCGGCGACGTCGCGCTGGTCGGCTGCTATCACCCCAGCCAGCAGAACACGTTCACGGGAAAGCTGACGCCGCAGATGTTCGACGACGTGTTCCGGCAGGCTAAGGCGCGAGCATCCGTCGGATAG
- a CDS encoding nitroreductase family deazaflavin-dependent oxidoreductase, which yields MPWWEKYVGYPMLLLHDKLYKGTNGRIGHTIPGGPPMLILHTVGAKTGLQRANSLAYARDGDDYLVVASKGGEPKAPGWYHNLKANPHVEINVGPKRIKVTATPVTRDDPDFPRLWEIVNNMKGNKDRYNQYQKRTTRPIPVVKLTP from the coding sequence ATGCCCTGGTGGGAGAAGTACGTCGGATATCCGATGCTGTTGCTGCACGACAAGCTCTACAAGGGCACCAACGGCCGGATCGGACACACGATCCCGGGTGGGCCGCCGATGCTGATCCTGCACACCGTCGGCGCGAAAACCGGCCTGCAGCGCGCTAATTCACTCGCCTATGCCCGCGATGGCGACGACTACCTCGTCGTCGCGTCCAAGGGTGGCGAACCCAAGGCGCCGGGCTGGTATCACAATCTCAAAGCCAACCCGCACGTCGAAATCAATGTCGGACCCAAGCGCATCAAGGTGACGGCCACGCCGGTCACCCGCGACGATCCCGATTTTCCGCGGCTGTGGGAGATCGTCAACAACATGAAGGGCAACAAGGACCGCTACAACCAGTACCAGAAGCGGACCACGCGGCCGATCCCGGTGGTCAAGCTGACTCCTTAG
- a CDS encoding FAD-dependent oxidoreductase — translation MLKLTSLEKQYEQAAADELRVLVVGAGIAGVTAAQLLRRDGRHPVLIERAESSSDQGYMLALMPMVDAALDDLGVHEAYRAASTPLGRYAVHGHTGRKLREDSMSAILARFGDYRGIGRGDLIDVLTDEGGAATFGSTVTELIERADGVEVSVSTPDGTHRLNFDLVIIADGIHSDTRQLVLGQRSVQVVDTKWGGWVVWAPEDADSDLGEEWWGAGYFAGLYPVKGEVGVFFGGPRADTAAGPASFVAKTRHQLKDVSPRLERALTAVLEDPDPYYWSLTDCRAPDWTTARTVLLGDAAAGFLPTAGIGAGMAMESAWVLAGILRQSDGSALADLLRAYERLQRPRVEAAQDNSRQLAKMMFRRSRFLAVLRELAMRFVSVELALRPIQRLLQEQPDPREVTGIGQR, via the coding sequence ATGTTGAAGCTGACGAGCCTCGAAAAGCAATATGAACAGGCGGCCGCCGACGAGCTGCGGGTGCTGGTGGTCGGCGCCGGGATCGCCGGGGTCACGGCCGCGCAACTGCTGCGCCGCGACGGCCGCCACCCGGTGCTGATCGAGCGCGCCGAGAGTTCGTCGGACCAGGGCTACATGCTGGCGTTGATGCCCATGGTGGACGCCGCGCTCGACGACCTGGGGGTGCACGAGGCGTACCGGGCAGCCAGCACCCCGCTCGGGCGATACGCCGTCCACGGGCACACCGGTCGCAAGCTGCGTGAGGACTCGATGTCGGCGATCCTGGCCCGCTTCGGCGACTACCGCGGCATCGGCCGTGGCGATCTGATCGACGTGCTGACCGACGAGGGCGGGGCGGCGACTTTCGGTTCCACGGTCACCGAGCTCATCGAACGGGCCGATGGGGTTGAGGTGTCGGTGTCGACACCCGACGGCACACACCGGCTGAACTTCGATCTGGTGATCATCGCCGACGGAATACATTCGGACACACGTCAATTGGTGCTGGGGCAGCGGTCAGTCCAGGTAGTCGACACCAAATGGGGCGGCTGGGTGGTGTGGGCACCGGAAGACGCTGACTCGGATCTCGGTGAAGAATGGTGGGGCGCCGGCTATTTCGCCGGTCTGTATCCCGTCAAGGGGGAGGTCGGCGTGTTCTTCGGAGGTCCGCGCGCCGACACGGCCGCCGGCCCGGCATCGTTCGTCGCAAAAACCCGCCACCAGCTCAAGGACGTCAGCCCGCGGCTGGAACGGGCACTGACGGCGGTGCTGGAGGACCCCGATCCGTATTACTGGTCGCTCACCGACTGCCGCGCACCCGATTGGACCACCGCGCGCACTGTGCTGCTCGGCGACGCCGCCGCCGGGTTCCTGCCCACCGCCGGTATCGGTGCGGGGATGGCGATGGAGTCGGCCTGGGTGCTCGCCGGGATACTGCGCCAATCGGACGGTTCAGCGCTTGCCGATCTGCTGCGCGCGTACGAACGCCTGCAGCGGCCCCGGGTCGAGGCCGCGCAGGACAATTCCCGTCAACTTGCCAAGATGATGTTTCGCCGCAGCCGCTTCCTGGCGGTGCTCCGCGAGCTGGCGATGCGATTCGTCAGTGTCGAGCTCGCGCTGCGGCCGATACAGCGGCTGTTGCAGGAACAACCCGATCCGCGGGAAGTCACGGGCATAGGGCAGCGTTGA
- a CDS encoding RNA-guided endonuclease InsQ/TnpB family protein, with the protein MLAGRRFRVDFTDEQALFAEQIGTACRAVWNTGLQQRREYRRRGAWMNYGPQAHELAEAKLEHPWLKDVPGHCLQQTLMDLDRACREHGTFKVQWRSGRRWVASFRFPQGSRMTVEKLNRRHARVKLPKLGWVKFRASRSLDGQVIRSATVSREGKHWFVSFLVDDGMRTPNEHRAPGVAVGVDRGVAVAVATSDGELFDRTFVTDGEHRRAVALQRKLSRAGKGSANRAKTRSKLARLRARERRRRQDFCVQTAARLARANAVVVVEDLKTRNMTRRATPVEDPDNPGRYLANGAARKSALNKAILGKGWNRFDKALTSVARYTGTQVINVAAAFTSQRCSVCGQVDPKNRESQAVFRCTSCPHGPVHADVNAAKNILAAGLVVTACRETAAPVGAAVTLTQEPAGNREELLLQPV; encoded by the coding sequence GTGCTGGCGGGGCGGCGGTTCCGGGTCGACTTCACCGACGAACAAGCGTTGTTCGCAGAACAGATCGGTACGGCGTGCCGGGCGGTGTGGAACACCGGTCTGCAGCAGCGGCGTGAGTATCGCCGGCGCGGCGCGTGGATGAACTATGGGCCCCAGGCCCACGAGCTGGCCGAGGCCAAGCTTGAGCATCCGTGGTTGAAAGACGTTCCGGGGCATTGTCTGCAGCAGACGTTGATGGATCTGGACCGAGCGTGCCGGGAGCACGGCACATTCAAGGTGCAGTGGCGCTCTGGGCGGCGGTGGGTGGCGTCGTTCCGGTTTCCTCAAGGTTCCAGGATGACGGTGGAGAAACTGAACCGACGCCATGCTCGGGTGAAGCTGCCCAAGCTGGGGTGGGTGAAATTTCGGGCATCGCGGAGCCTGGATGGTCAGGTCATCCGCTCGGCCACCGTGTCGAGGGAAGGCAAGCATTGGTTTGTGTCGTTCCTGGTCGATGACGGAATGCGCACACCGAACGAACACCGCGCGCCTGGGGTGGCGGTGGGGGTGGATCGCGGGGTGGCGGTGGCTGTGGCCACCAGCGACGGTGAACTGTTCGACCGGACATTCGTCACTGATGGTGAACACCGCCGCGCGGTAGCGCTGCAACGCAAGCTATCCCGCGCGGGCAAGGGTTCGGCCAACCGCGCCAAGACCCGGTCGAAATTGGCCAGGCTGCGGGCGCGTGAGCGTCGCCGCCGTCAGGACTTCTGTGTCCAAACCGCTGCCCGCTTGGCGCGCGCTAACGCGGTGGTGGTGGTCGAAGACCTCAAGACCCGTAACATGACCCGGCGCGCCACGCCCGTCGAAGATCCCGACAACCCCGGCCGCTACCTCGCGAACGGTGCAGCGCGCAAATCAGCTCTGAACAAGGCCATCTTGGGAAAGGGGTGGAATCGGTTCGACAAAGCGTTGACCTCGGTGGCCCGCTACACCGGGACACAGGTGATCAACGTCGCGGCGGCGTTCACCTCACAACGGTGTTCGGTGTGTGGGCAGGTGGATCCGAAAAACCGTGAGAGCCAAGCGGTTTTCCGGTGCACCAGCTGCCCACACGGACCCGTGCACGCCGATGTGAACGCAGCCAAGAACATATTGGCCGCAGGGCTTGTGGTCACCGCCTGCCGAGAAACCGCAGCACCTGTGGGTGCGGCGGTGACATTGACGCAGGAACCAGCAGGAAACCGCGAGGAATTACTGCTTCAACCCGTCTAA
- a CDS encoding adenylate/guanylate cyclase domain-containing protein: protein MADDFDVDASGLLDGLEGAARAERAELIPWLLGKGISVEEIRNAYLPMLLGARQVLGDDGVYVSARETSEKTGIDLDLLQRIQHAMGLPTVDDPDAAVHLRADAEAAAFAQRFIEIGILPDQIVAITRVLADGLSKAAEAMRYAGLASVLDPSAPELVIAKNAEALMRTADPLLGPMIQDLLRLQLRHLMETEAITASERAQGQRLPGARLVTIAFADLVGFTRLGEAVPPEDLERLAHRLFDLAHEVSAPPVRFVKTIGDEVMLVSTEPVPLLEGVLTLLEWTNDDEDFPRLRVGVATGMAVSRAGDWFGSSVNLASRITGAARPGSVLVSESTRDAVSDDERFACSFAGARHLKGFKSDVKLFRVRRTDA, encoded by the coding sequence GTGGCCGATGACTTCGACGTCGACGCGTCCGGGTTGCTGGACGGGCTCGAAGGTGCGGCGCGCGCCGAACGGGCCGAGCTGATTCCGTGGTTGCTGGGCAAGGGTATCTCCGTCGAGGAGATCCGAAACGCCTACCTGCCAATGCTGCTCGGCGCACGCCAGGTGCTCGGTGACGACGGTGTGTACGTCTCTGCGAGAGAAACCAGTGAGAAGACCGGCATCGATCTCGACCTGCTGCAGCGCATCCAACACGCGATGGGATTGCCTACTGTCGACGATCCCGACGCGGCAGTCCACCTGCGCGCCGACGCCGAGGCCGCGGCCTTCGCGCAGCGGTTCATCGAGATCGGCATTCTGCCTGACCAGATCGTTGCGATAACCCGGGTGCTCGCCGACGGGTTGTCCAAGGCGGCGGAGGCGATGCGCTACGCGGGGCTGGCTTCGGTGCTCGACCCGAGCGCGCCGGAACTCGTCATCGCCAAGAACGCCGAAGCTCTCATGCGCACTGCGGACCCGTTGCTCGGACCGATGATCCAGGACTTGTTGCGGTTGCAGCTGCGGCATCTGATGGAGACCGAGGCGATCACGGCCTCCGAGCGGGCCCAAGGCCAGCGGCTGCCCGGTGCCCGGCTCGTGACGATCGCGTTCGCCGACCTCGTCGGCTTCACCCGGCTCGGTGAGGCGGTTCCGCCCGAGGATCTCGAACGGCTCGCCCACCGGCTCTTCGATCTCGCCCACGAGGTATCCGCACCGCCGGTGCGGTTCGTCAAGACGATCGGCGACGAGGTGATGCTCGTCAGCACGGAACCGGTGCCGCTGTTGGAGGGCGTGCTCACGCTGCTCGAGTGGACCAACGACGACGAGGACTTCCCCCGCCTCCGCGTCGGCGTGGCGACGGGTATGGCGGTGAGCCGGGCGGGCGACTGGTTCGGCAGTTCGGTCAATCTCGCCAGCCGCATCACCGGGGCTGCGCGGCCGGGGTCGGTCCTGGTCTCGGAATCGACCCGCGACGCCGTCTCTGACGACGAGCGGTTCGCGTGCTCATTCGCCGGCGCGCGTCACCTCAAGGGCTTCAAGTCCGACGTGAAGCTGTTCCGCGTGCGCCGAACCGACGCCTGA
- a CDS encoding HIT family protein: MSCVFCAIVAGEAPAIRIYEDDDYLAILDVRPFTRGHTLVIPKRHTVDLTDTPPETVAAMARIGQRIARAARKSGLHADGNNMVINDGKSAFQSVFHIHLHVLPRQSGDKLSFAKNMLLRRDPDREESGRLLREALAQLDSAAQD; the protein is encoded by the coding sequence ATGTCCTGTGTGTTCTGCGCCATCGTCGCCGGCGAGGCGCCGGCCATCCGTATCTACGAGGACGACGACTATCTCGCGATCCTCGACGTCCGCCCGTTCACCCGCGGCCACACCCTGGTGATCCCGAAACGGCACACCGTCGACCTGACCGACACGCCGCCGGAGACCGTCGCCGCGATGGCGCGGATCGGTCAGCGCATCGCACGGGCCGCGCGCAAGTCGGGGCTGCACGCCGACGGCAACAACATGGTGATCAACGACGGCAAGTCCGCATTTCAATCGGTGTTCCACATCCACCTGCACGTGTTGCCCCGGCAGAGCGGCGACAAGCTGTCATTCGCCAAGAACATGCTGCTGCGTCGCGACCCGGACCGGGAGGAATCCGGCCGCCTGCTGCGTGAGGCCCTGGCGCAACTGGACTCCGCTGCGCAAGACTGA